The genomic window CCGCTCGCCTGGATGCGCCAGGGGGGCCCATGGTTACCTGCAACTCCTGCACAGCTTGATTAAACAAGGCCCGATCAGCGTCGAGGCTGCGCAGGGATCTCACAATTTTGTCAGCCGTCACATGCCTCTGAACTAACTCGGGAAACAACTGGCGTCCGAGGATAACATTGGGCAGCCCCATAGAGCGCTGGCCAATTACCAGCCTGGCAATCAAATAGGTAAGCCAGGAGAAGCGATAAAGAATCACATGGGGGCAACCCAGCAAGGCCGCCTCGAGCGTGGCTGTGCCAGAGGCGATCACACCAGCATCGGCAGCGTGCAGCAGGTTATGGGCATCGCCATCAACTAGGGAAACCGGCAGTGCCTCTCCACCATTCGCCTGCTCCAAATAGGAGCGATCGATGGTGGGCGCCTTAAGTAAGACAACCTGCCAACCATCAAGTTTGAGCTGATTGGCAGCTTTCAACATGGCGGGCAACAGCATCCGCACCTCAGCCCGGCGACTGCCAGGCATCAGCACAAGCAAGGGCTGCTCTAGGGATAACCCATGGCGAAGCCGCGTCTGCTCACGGGAGCAACTGACTTGGAGCTCATCCACTAGTGGATGGCCCACATAGCGAGCAAAGTCGCGGCCATGGGCATTAAAGATGGGCTCCTCAAACGGGAAAATTACTGCCAGGCGCTCAATTAGCCGCTCCATCTTTTTAGCCCTTCCTTGGCCCCATGCCCAAACCTGGGGCGCGATGTAGAAAAAGACAGGAATGCCGCGCTTCTTTGCCTCCTTAGCTACAAACATATTGAAGCCGGGATAGTCAACCAGCACCACCACATCCGGGCGATGGTTATCCATCTGATGCTTCAACAACTCCATCACGCGGTGGTGACGGCGAAGACTGCTGATGATCTCCACCAAGCCAACCGCAGAAAGCACTCGCACGTCGGCCAGGATGTCAATGCCGCAGGCGCGCAGTTGGTCACCGCCCACCCCTGCTATCTCTACCCCCGGCACTTGGCGCTGCAGCTCGCGCACCAAGAAGCCGCCATGGAGATCTCCCGACGCCTCACCTGCCACAAACAAAACCCGCCGCCGTCCCAGATCAGCCATCGAACCGAACACCCGACAGAGCACAAAGACGCTGATCCAGCCAATTCAGCAAGGGAGCCAGACTGGCACTATCCACCTGAAGCGGCACCAAGCTCACCGCCTGGCGAAAACGGTGGGGCAGGCGTTGTCCATCCTTGACGGTGGTGACCAACCGTGCGCCATTGGCGTGGGCCAAATCCAACAAACGCTTCAGGTCTGATTCAGCATAAAGGTGGTGATCCGGGAAGGATTCCGTTGCCACCAGCTGGAGTCCGCAGGCCCGCAGAGCTGAAAAAAACTTCTCCGGCAAGCCGATACCGCAGAAGGCCACCAGACGCTCCTGCTGGAGCTGGGGCGGCGGCACCAAACAGAAGCGCACAGCAAACCGTGGCTTCTGGCTCGGCCAACCCACGGGAATAGGCGGCAAAGGCTCAACAGGCTCTGCACCGGTGAACACCAGCCCATCGGCCCGGGCCAATTGATCCAGGGGCTCCCGTAGTGGGCCCGCCGGAAACACCAGACGGTTTCCCAGTCCGTGCTTTCGATCCAGCAGGGACAGGTCCAAATCACGGCCCAAGGGCCAGTGCTGCAAACCATCGTCCAGCAAGATCACAGTGGCCCCAGCCGCCACTGCCAACGCCGCACTCCGGCGGCGGTTCGAGCCCACCCACGCCACACCCTCCCCGAGGCTTTGGGCGTACTCCAGGGCCTCATCCCCCACCTCCGCGCAGAAGCTGGTCGCAGAAACCGGGCACGAGTTTAGGCGCCGGGTGCCATAGCCCCGCAGCAGCACCGCCACCCGCCAGCCGCGCTCCTCAAGGCCCCTGGCCAAGGCAATACCTAGAGGGGTCTTGCCCGTGCCCCCCAAGGTGAGGTTGCCGATCGAGAGCACCGGCACCGAACAAGGCCATCGGCGGGTATTGCGCCGGTGCAAAGTCACGGCGCAGCCATAAAGCCAGCCCAGTGGCCAGAGCAGCCAGGCCTGCCAGCCACGGCGGCGCTGATACCAAAAACGCGGCGTAGTTAAGGGCATTAGATCATTGGCATCTCATTAATTTCGTCGAATCAGCGGCACTGCATCAGCGGCAGCAAATCAGCAGCATTGCTTCAGCAGCAGTGAAGCAAGCAGCTGGGAGGGGCCGCGCAAGCGCAGGCCCTCCCCATGCCCCCGCGGCAATGGCTGAACCAACAGGGGCAGGGCAGCCGTCAGGGTTGCTGCCACATCGGCGCACTGCTGCAGGCAGCCAGCCGCCAGCAACGGCTCCAGCAGGTCAGAAAAGTTGGCCATATCGGGGCCGCAGAGCACGGGACGCCCCAGGGCCACGGGCTCCAGGGGGTTCTGGCCACCAAGGGCCCGGCCCTGGGGATAAAAACTACCCCCCATCACCACCACGGCCGCTGCGCTGATCCAGGTGCCCATCTCGCCAATTACATCAGCCACCAGCACATCGGGGTTAGGAGCCAAGCCCCCGCCAGCCAGGTCACTCCAGAGCACCGCCGAAAGGCCCAGCTGCCGCGCCTGTACAAGCACCTCCTGGGCCCGCTGGGGATGGCGCGGTGCCAATAGCAGTCCAAATGGGCGCTGCGTCAGCTTGTTTTCCGCCCAGGCTTCAAGCCATTGCCGCTCTTCACCGGCATGGCTGCTGGCCAGCAGCAGCACCGACCTACCGGCAAACACCTGCTGCACCAGCTCAAGGTGAACGCTATTGACCGGCGGCGGATCGGCATCGAGCTTGGTGGAGCCCAGGGCGCGCACATCGCCGGCCCCCAGACGCCGAAAGCGCTCGGCATCGGCCTGGGACTGGGCCAGGCACAGCTCCACCCGCGCCAGCAACCAGCCGGCATAAACGGGTAGCCGCCGATGCCGCAGGTAGGAGCGTTGGCTCATGCGGGCATTGATCAAGTGCAGGTGGGGCATCGCCTGCACCAGCTCAGGCCAGAGCTCCGCCTCGGCCAATACCCCCAGGCAGGGACGCCAATAGCAGCGAAAGGGCAACAGGGCCAGCCAATGATCTAACGGCACGTATTGGTGAATCGCAGCAGGCGGCAATACCCGGCCAGCCAGGGCGGCGGAGGTGCGTGTCACCGTTGTCACCAGCAGCACTGGCGCTCCTGCACCCTGGCCCAGCGCTCGCAACACGGGCAGCAGGCTGTTGAGTTCGCCCACACTGGCGGCGTGAAACCACAGCAGCGGCCCAGCTGGGCGGCGGCGGCTGGGCCAGCCCAGGCGCTCCCCCAGCCGGCGGGGATCCTCCTTGGCCTGGGCCAGGCGCACCAGCAACAAGATCAGCCAGAACGGGGTCAGGCCAAGGGAGAGCAGTCGATAGAGCCCCAGCAGCAACCAGGCCTGAGCTCGCTTCACGGGCACTCACCAGCCAGGCCGGCCCCATGGCGCAATCGCTCCGCCAGCAGCTCCTGGCTATCCACCAAGCTGTCGTGCAGCCATAGCGGCTCGCCCAGCTGCACAACCACTCGCGACAGGGGCAAGGGCAACACCGACCGGTCCCAGGAGCGCAAGCGATAGCTGCGGGAACAGGAAACAGAAACCGGCACAATCGGGCAGCCCGATTGCTGGGCAAGATGAATAGCCCCACTTTTGACCAACTCAGCCGGGCCCTTAGGCCCATCTGGAGTGATGCAAACAGGCTGGCATTGCTGCAGAGCGCGGCGCAGCAAGTAGTAGGCCTGCAGGCCACCACGGGTGGAGGAACCCTCCACCACCACCAAACCGCGTAAGCGCACTGCCACGGCCACGATCTGGGCATCCCGATGGCTACTGAGCAGCACTGCCACCCGGCGCCGATCAAAGCGACGCAATAAGGGAATAAAAAAGGCGTGACGATGCCAGAGGGCGTAAATCACTGCGGCCCCCTGTTCCCGAACCAACCGATAGGTGTCGGGATGGGCCTGAATGCGGATCCGCGAGGTACGCACAAACAGCTCCCCGTAGCAATTGAGCGCCGTACCGGCAAGGCTTGCCAGCACTCGGTTGTTAAGCAGGGTTCGCTTTTTCACCAAAACAACCCATCAAAAAACCCTACAGATCTGCCGAAAACGGCAATTCTGCAGGGAATCACGAATCAGTTCAGAAGCCAATTCAGGCGGAACCAACGCCCACGTAGGAGCCGTAGAAAAACAGCCCCACAACAAAAATAACTGCCATACCGCCGGCTGTTGCGACCAGCCAAAGGGGCAGAACCCCTTCTGTCCAGCGAGAGCGCCAAGCAACAGCAGGACGACCATCTGGCAGACGATCTGGAATCCGGCCATCAGGCAGGTTGGACTTCTTGCCGCTCATCGGGAGCTCTCCGGGTTACGTGAAGAGGGGTCAGTTAAAGAAATAGCTTGAAAAAAGAATGCCGATCGTGAAAACGAACAACAGGCCTAGAAACAAGCTGGTGCGGTTTAGTTCAACCGGCAAATTATTGGGATTGGGAGAGCGTTGCATGGCTGACGAGCAATTACCGACTCAGCGGCGAACAAATTGCATAGCCGCAAGACATCCCAGGAAAAAGACCGTGGGAACGCCGAGGGCATGCACCGACAGCCACCGAACTGTGAAGATCGGATAGTTGCGGGGTGTGGTGGAAACAGGTGCTTGTGTCATGGCTTATTGCAAGCGCTGGTCAAGTTGACTCTTGCCCTCATAACGCCGACTCACCACCGGAGCCTTGCTCTCCTGAGCCTGAAAATAGGCGTCAGGGCGAGGGGTTCCAAAGGCGTCATAGGCCAAGCCCGTGGACACGAACATGAAACCGGCCAAAAAGATGGCAGGCAGGGTGACCGCGTGGATTACCCAGTAACGGATGCTCGTAATGATCTCGAAGAACGGGCGTTCTCCAGTTGAGCCGGCAGCCATAGCGACAAGCGTTCAGCTCATTGATCTTAAGGGTGAGCTGGGGGAGGACGGGGCCGGAATGGCCTCTTGGTTACAGAAGTTGGCGGCCGCAGCAGCTGGATGGGGCGGGATCAGCCCACCCAGCGCAGCAGGGATCCCCGTTCACCCAGCACGAAGCCCTTGCCATCTGACTTAAAGCTGATGCGGGTGAAGTTGGAGGGCTGCTGGGCGCCCACCGGATCTTTCTGCCAGCTTTTGCCACCATCGCTGGACATCAACAAAGTGCCGCTGCCGCCGCCGGTCCAGATCGAGCCATCAGGAGCCCAGGCCATGTCGAGATAACCGAAGCCATTCGTGATCGGCACCACCGCCTTGCCCCACTCCTCAACGTTGCTGGCATCAGGGTTGAAGCGGATCTGGGCTCCCCGGGCCAACATCCAGAGGGAGCCGTCGGGCTGGAAGCCCATCGACTGGAGCCGCTGGCTGCTCATCCGTTGGTGCGGCTGCCAGGTGCCATCCCCTGGCTTCCAAGTGGAGAAGAAGTTGCCCAGGCCACTGACGCTTACATAGCGACCATCGCCAAAGCGGCGCAGCTCCCGCACAGCCCCGGCAGCGTCATCCACATCGGCTTGCCAATTGGTGCCGCCATCGGTTGTTTGATAAATCGCGCCCACGTTGGTGGCGAGCTCGGCCTGATTTGGCCCCAGGGCCGTGATCAGGTATGGCTCGCCTGGCAGCTTGGTATCTAGGAAAAGACGGCTCCAGTTTTGGCCGCCGTCCGTGGTGTGCAGCAACAAACCAGGCTGGCCAGCAATCCAGCCCTCATCGCCGCGGAAATCAAGGCTGATCAAACGGAAGTTTTCCTCTTCCGGCAGATCGAGGGCCCGCTCAGCCCAGCTGGCTCCGCCATCGTTGGTTTCCAGTATCAACCTGTTACTACCCACCAGAAAGCCGTGGCGGTCATCGGTAAAGGCCACATCCAGGGGATTGGCCTTGGTGGCCAAAGGCACCGCTTGCCAGGGGCTTGCCTCTGCCACAGGCAACCCGGTGGTGACACAGCCGGAGAGGCCAAAGCCCAGCCCAGCAACGAGCAGCAAGCTCACTAGGGGCCGCATTAGGGCCTGAAGCTGGCGGAACAAGGGAAGACTGGTCATCAGCGCAGGGAGTAGAGGGAGAGGAAGAAGGCAAAAGCCAAAGCGAAGCCCCCGAAGATCAACACATTCTTCTGGCCTGGGGTGAGCTTGTTGACGCCCAACCCGAAGTTGAGGTTTTCTTCGAAACCGCTGGGCTTGTTGCGGGGCCCTATGTCCTTAAAGGCCCCCACCCGACTGCGGCAGACGGGGCAGCGGAAGCCGATCGGATCAAGCTGGGTAAAGGGCGTGCCGGGGGCGATGGCCAGCTTCCGCACCCCCTCTTCCGGGTCGTAGACGAAACCGCAGCTGCGGCATTCAAATCGGTGCGTATCTGGATCCTCCACTGGATCAACTGACGAATCAACCGACAGATCAACTGACACCGCAGCTTCCACTTGGGGGCCTAGCTCGGCCTCAATGACCTCGCTGGGTTCGCTGGCTTCGGGCTGGGGCCCAGGCACTTGATCTGAACTCATCCCTGGGCCTCAGGTGGTGCAGTCACTTTATCGGTCCCACCCCAGGGCCAGGGCACAGATGCCAGACTGGCCTCCAGGTTGGTATGGCTCGAATGTTCGTGCTCTCCGGCTACGACGCTTTTGTTGGCTTCCTGCTGATTTCGGCGGCGGTGCCAGTGCTGGCGTTGCTAGCCAACAAATTGCTGTCACCCCAGAGCCGCAAAGGCGAGCGCGAGCTCACCTACGAATCGGGTATGGAGCCGATTGGCGGCGCCTGGATTCAATTCAATATTCGCTATTACATGTTTGCTTTGGTCTTCGTCATCTTTGACGTGGAGACTGTCTTTCTGTACCCCTGGGCCGTGGCATTCCACCGCCTTGGCCTGCTGGCCTTTATCGAAGCCCTTATCTTCATCGCCATCCTTGTAGTGGCACTCGCCTACGCCTGGCGCAAAGGCGCCCTTGAGTGGAGCTGAACCCATGACCAACACACCCTCCATAGAAGCTTTAAAGGATCTGCGGGCGGCTAGCTGCAACCCGGTTGGCACGCCAACGATCACCTCAGATCTCTCTGAAAATGTCATCCTCACCACCCTGGATGACATTCACAACTGGGCGCGCCTCTCGAGTCTCTGGCCCCTGCTTTACGGCACGGCTTGCTGCTTCATCGAATTTGCCGCCCTGATTGGCTCCCGCTTCGATTTCGACCGCTTTGGTCTAGTGCCCCGCTCCAGTCCGCGCCAGGCCGACCTGCTGATCGTGGCCGGCACAGTGACCATGAAAATGGCCCCTGCCCTGGTGCGTCTCTATGAGCAGATGCCGGAGCCGAAATATGTGATCGCCATGGGCGCTTGCACCATCACCGGCGGCATGTTTTCCGCCGATTCCACCACCGCCGTGCGGGGCGTGGACAAGTTGATTCCCGTAGATCTCTACCTGCCCGGCTGCCCTCCTCGCCCGGAAGCAATCTTTGATGCGGTGATCAAACTGCGTAAAAAAGTGGGCAACGAAGCCTTGGTCGAGCGCGGCAATCTGCAGCAATCGCATCGCTATTGCACGGTCTCCCACCAGATGAAAGCGGTGGCCCCGATCGTGAATGGCCAATACTTAGCGGCCGAAACCCAAAGACAGGCCTTAGCCGCCTCCAGCTCCCTTCCAATGCCCGCACCAGCTGCGGCCATTCCTGCTCCAGTCGAAGCCTGAGCACCACCTCCACGCCCGCCATGCCTGACGCAATCCAAACCAAAGCCGGCGACAACCCCAGCAGCACGGCGCTTGAAACCCCAGCTCCCGGCGCGGTTGGCAGCTGGCTTGGCAGCCAGGGGTTTGATCATGTTGCGCTTGGCCGCGACCATCTCGGCATCGAAATGATCGGCGTGGAAGCGGTGTTTCTGCCCGTAATCGCTACGGCACTCAAAAGCCAAGGGTTTGATTACCTGCAATGCCAAGGGGGCTACGACGAAGGAGCCGGTGGCCGGTTGGTGAGCTTCTACAACCTGGTCAAGCTGGCAGCCATTTCAGATCGCTGTACTGCTGGAGTGATGCCCCCAGGGGAAGCCCCTGAAGAAGTGCGCATCAAGGTATTTCTGGAGCGCGACGGCGATCTCACCATTCCCACTCTCTATGGCCTGTTCCGCGGTGCCGACTGGCAGGAGCGGGAAACCTTCGACATGTATGGCATTCAGTTTGCTGGCCACCCCCATCCCAAGCGGCTGTTGATGCCGGAAGACTGGAAAGGCTTTCCGATGCGCAAGGACTACGTGCAGCCCGATTTCTACGAAATGCAGGACGCCTACTAGGAAGCGGAACCACTGCCCCGCTGGTGATTACGGAAAAAACGCATCACCGCTAGGGCGACGCTGCGGGGATCGTGGCGCAACGTGGCCGTAGGCCTTGCCCCTTGCAGCGGTGCCAACATCACTTCGTAGCCCTGGCGGCGCAGCTGGCGCGTATCACAGGCCACTGGCTCAGCGCCCTGGTGCCGGTAGTGGTCAATCAAGGCGGAATCGCCCAGATCTTCCTGGGCAAGCACAGCGGTAAATAGTCGCTCCTCCACCCCGAGGCTGGCCAATTGGGCCTCAAGAGCCCGCAAATGTCCCTCTACATCGAGCCCATCGGTTTCGCCCGGCTGGGTCATCAGGTTGCAGATATAAAGGCGTGGTGCCTTGCTGCGACGGATGGCCTGCACCAGTTCGGGTACGAGCAGATTGGGCAGCAGCGAGGTGTAGAGACTGCCCGGACCCAACACAATTAGATCGGCATTGGCGATTGCCTCCAAGGCTCGGGGTAGGGCCGGGGGACGCTCGGGCGTGCAGCCCAGCCGCACGATTGGGCTGGAGGCGTGGCCAATCTTCGACTCGCCTTCGATCCGTTCGCCATTCTCAAGCTCAGCCCACAAACGCACGTCGGCGTTGGTGGCGGGCACCACCTGCCCCTGCACCGCCAACACCCTGCTACTGGCGGTGATCGCCGATTCCAGATTGCCAGTGATCGCCGTGAGGGCTGAAAGGAATAAGTTGCCGAAGCTGTGGCCCTCCAGGCCGCTCCCGGCCTTGAAGCGGTATTGGAACAGCCGGGTCAGCAAGGGCTCCTCCCGAGCCAGGGCCGCCAGGCAGTTGCGGATGTCGCCGGGTGGTTGCACGCCCAGCTCCCGCCGCAGCACCCCGCTGCTACCGCCGTCATCAGCAACCGTGACGATGGCCGTGAGATTGCTGCTGTAGCGCTTTAGTCCGCTGAGCAGGGTGGAAAGACCGGTACCGCCGCCAATGGCGACGATGCTTGGACCGCGGTTGAGGCGCCGCTGAGCCAGCAGGGCATCCACTAACAATGTGTCCTTTTCAGGAGCCAAGGCCTGCTGAATGGAGCCGAAACTGCGGCTCTGGCCCAGCCAGATCAGCACTGCCCCAACCAGCAAGACCAACGGGCCCGTGAACTTGCGGGGCAACACCCCGGTGACCTGAGCCAGCAGCCATTGAATACTGGAGAGCATCCAGTAGATCGGCTGCAGATCGGCCCACACCGCCGCGCCGAGCAGGGCCACCAATAACCCCAACCCGGAGGTGAGCACCCAGCGCTTCACCACCAGACCTGGCTGCAACCAGCGGGCCGCTCGCCGGGAGCGACTCATCAAGTCCTTGCGGCGCAGATCGCCGCGGCCCAGCCAACCCGGTTTCGGCAGCGGTCGGCGGGAGCGCCGCAATCGGGAAACCGGAGCGGAGGAGCGCAAAGGGCGGGGAAGGACGCTGCCTCAATTGGCTGAACTTTAAGGAGAGCCATCGGCCTCGCAAACAGCCAGGATGGAAACCTTCTTCATGAGCCCCCTCTGGCTTCCTCAGCAGCACCGCTGGCCGCAATGGAGAACCTCAGCGTGCGCTGGGGCAGCCGCTGCGTTCTTGACCAAGTAAACCTGCACGTCGCCCCCGGCGAGCGCCTAGTGGTGGTTGGGCCTTCCGGAGCGGGTAAGTCAACCATCCTGCGTCTGCTGGCAGGACTGCAGCTGCCCAGCAGCGGCAGCTTGAGTCTCCATGGCATCCCTCAGACCTACTTGCGTCTAGACCAGCGTCAGCCTCAGGACGTACGGCTGGTGTTTCAGAACCCGGCCTTACTTGGCTCCCTCACCGTGCGTGAAAACGTCGGCTTCCTGCTCTATCGCCACGGCCGCTTAGCTGAACGAGACATAAGGGAGCGAGTGGGCGCAGCCCTGCAGGCGGTGGGGCTGCAAGGCATCGAGGAGCAAATGCCTGCGGAGCTCAGCGGCGGCATGCAGAAGCGGGTGAGCTTTGCCCGTGCCCTAATCGACGACCCGGCCAAGCCAAATGAACAGATGCCCCTGCTGCTGTTCGACGAACCGACGGCCGGCCTGGATCCGATGGCTTGTACCCGAATCGAAGATCTAATCGTGCGCACCACAGAGGTGGCCCGGGCCACCTCTGTGGTGGTGAGCCATGTGCACAGCACCATCGAACGCTCTGCGGAGCGGGTTGTGCTGCTTTACGACGGTCAATTCCGCTGGAGCGGCACGGTTGAGGAATACCGCAGCTGCAGCGATCCCTACGTGGTGCAGTTCAGGAGCGGTAGTCTGCGCGGACCAATGCAGCCTGCGGAGCTCTGAATCCATGCGCCGCAGCATCCGCGAAGCAGTTGTCGGCTTCTCCCTGTTAGCCGCTATTAGCAGTGCCGTTGGTCTCTCCTTCTGGTTGCGAGGCATCTCCCTAAGCAGGCAAAACTGGAGCGTCAAAGCCAGCTTCGCCGAAGCATCTGGCCTGGCAGAGCGCTCACCTGTGACCTACAGGGGGGTTTTGGTTGGCAGCGTGCGGCGCGTAACCGTGACACCCGAGGCGGTGGTTGCTGAGCTGGAAATCAACCATGGCGATTTAAATCTGGCGCGGCCTACTAGGGCGGAGATTGGCGAAGCCTCCTTACTTGGGGGCGAAGCCGAAGTTGCCCTGATCAGCAGCGGCCCGCCCTTGCCGCCAGGCTCTGCCAAGCCACGCTCCAAGGCCTGCAATTCGACCGTAGCCATCTGCAATGGCGCCACCATTGAGGGAATTCAGGGGCCAAGTCTCACCAGCGTGACCACGCTGATGCACAAGATGCTGGTGGAAACCGACCAGATGAAACTGCTGAGCAAGGTCTCAACCGCCGCCAGCAGCTTCGAGCGCACCGCCAAGGACACCTCGGCCTTCATGAAGGATGGCCAGACCCTGGCCAAAGAACTCGAAACGTCGGTTAAGGCAGCCCAGCCCACGATCACCAACCTCAACAGCAGCAGCGCCCACCTACGCCGGGTGCTCGCTGCCCTGGACAATCCCCAGACCCTGAAGGATCTCAAGGCCACCGTCAGCAATGCCGAGCAGCTCACCGCCAAATGGAATGCGGTGGGGGGTGATGTGACCAAACTCACCGACGACCCACGCTTCATGGACGGCATCCGCAGCGTGGCCGTGGGCTTGGGCAAATTCTTCGATGAGCTGTACCCGGCCCAGACCGAAGCCGCCCGGGACAAGGCCGCCCGAGAGAAAGCCGCGCAGGCAAAGCCCTAAATCCCGTTGATCGCCTCCATGGCTATGGCGGCGATGGCCTGATCGCTGGCCTTGGGCAGCTGCACATACTTGCCACCGGCGGCCTCAGCCAGGTCTTTGCCCATGCCGCTGCCGATGAACTTGCGCTCCGTGTCGATCACCAGCAGCTTGATGCCCAAGGCCCGGTACTTGCTGGCCACCTGCTTCACCTCCTCCTTGAGGTCCACAGGCTCCTCCCCCTCCAGCTGGGGCTGACCCAGGGAGCGGCTGAGGGGCACGTTGCCACGGCCATCGGTGATCGCCACCACCACCACCTGGCCCAGATCGCCCGTGGCCAGTGCGTTAGCCCCCACCCGGGCGGCCTGGGAGAGCCCGTGGGCCAGGGGTGAGCCGCCACCGCAGGGCATCGCCTCCAGACGCCGGCGCGCAGCTGTGATCGAGCGGGTGGGGGGCAGCAGCACCTCGGCCTGCTCGCCGCGGAAGGGAATCAGGGCCACTTCGTCGCGATTTTCGTAGGCCTCGGTGAGCAAGCGAATCACGGCCCCCTTAGCGCTCTGCATGCGATTGAGAGCCATCGAGCCGCTGGCATCCACCAGGAAGATCACCAGGGCACCGGCCTTGCGCTGCAGCTGTTTGGCGCGCAGGTCACCGTCCTCCACGATCACGGTGCGGTGGGGCTGCCGCTCACGGCGAGATTTCTGGTACGGCGCTGCGGCCCGGAGGGTCGCATCGACAGCTATGCGCTTCACCGGGCCGCGGGGCAGCATCGGCTTCACGTAGCGGCCGCGAGAGTCGCTGAATACCACCGCCCGGCTGCCACTACCGCCGCTCTTGGCCTTGGCCGAGGAGAACAGCAGCAGGTCGGGATCGATAGCGATGGCCTCCGGATCCAGCAGGAACTCCTCTGGCACCTGGGGAGGCGCCTTGTCTTCGGGACTGTCGTCTTGGGATTCGTCGTCTTGGGATTCGTCTTCTTCAGGTTCGTCTTCTTTGGAACTTTCGTCTTCTTGACCGTCTTTGTCTTGCTCGGGCTCCTGCCCGTTCTCAGGCTGGTCGGGATCCTCCGGCGCCTGCTCCCCCTGGGGCGGTGT from Cyanobium sp. Tous-M-B4 includes these protein-coding regions:
- the lpxB gene encoding lipid-A-disaccharide synthase; this translates as MADLGRRRVLFVAGEASGDLHGGFLVRELQRQVPGVEIAGVGGDQLRACGIDILADVRVLSAVGLVEIISSLRRHHRVMELLKHQMDNHRPDVVVLVDYPGFNMFVAKEAKKRGIPVFFYIAPQVWAWGQGRAKKMERLIERLAVIFPFEEPIFNAHGRDFARYVGHPLVDELQVSCSREQTRLRHGLSLEQPLLVLMPGSRRAEVRMLLPAMLKAANQLKLDGWQVVLLKAPTIDRSYLEQANGGEALPVSLVDGDAHNLLHAADAGVIASGTATLEAALLGCPHVILYRFSWLTYLIARLVIGQRSMGLPNVILGRQLFPELVQRHVTADKIVRSLRSLDADRALFNQAVQELQVTMGPPGASRRAADELVGLLK
- the lpxK gene encoding tetraacyldisaccharide 4'-kinase, whose amino-acid sequence is MPLTTPRFWYQRRRGWQAWLLWPLGWLYGCAVTLHRRNTRRWPCSVPVLSIGNLTLGGTGKTPLGIALARGLEERGWRVAVLLRGYGTRRLNSCPVSATSFCAEVGDEALEYAQSLGEGVAWVGSNRRRSAALAVAAGATVILLDDGLQHWPLGRDLDLSLLDRKHGLGNRLVFPAGPLREPLDQLARADGLVFTGAEPVEPLPPIPVGWPSQKPRFAVRFCLVPPPQLQQERLVAFCGIGLPEKFFSALRACGLQLVATESFPDHHLYAESDLKRLLDLAHANGARLVTTVKDGQRLPHRFRQAVSLVPLQVDSASLAPLLNWLDQRLCALSGVRFDG
- a CDS encoding glycosyltransferase N-terminal domain-containing protein; the protein is MKRAQAWLLLGLYRLLSLGLTPFWLILLLVRLAQAKEDPRRLGERLGWPSRRRPAGPLLWFHAASVGELNSLLPVLRALGQGAGAPVLLVTTVTRTSAALAGRVLPPAAIHQYVPLDHWLALLPFRCYWRPCLGVLAEAELWPELVQAMPHLHLINARMSQRSYLRHRRLPVYAGWLLARVELCLAQSQADAERFRRLGAGDVRALGSTKLDADPPPVNSVHLELVQQVFAGRSVLLLASSHAGEERQWLEAWAENKLTQRPFGLLLAPRHPQRAQEVLVQARQLGLSAVLWSDLAGGGLAPNPDVLVADVIGEMGTWISAAAVVVMGGSFYPQGRALGGQNPLEPVALGRPVLCGPDMANFSDLLEPLLAAGCLQQCADVAATLTAALPLLVQPLPRGHGEGLRLRGPSQLLASLLLKQCC
- a CDS encoding lysophospholipid acyltransferase family protein; the protein is MKKRTLLNNRVLASLAGTALNCYGELFVRTSRIRIQAHPDTYRLVREQGAAVIYALWHRHAFFIPLLRRFDRRRVAVLLSSHRDAQIVAVAVRLRGLVVVEGSSTRGGLQAYYLLRRALQQCQPVCITPDGPKGPAELVKSGAIHLAQQSGCPIVPVSVSCSRSYRLRSWDRSVLPLPLSRVVVQLGEPLWLHDSLVDSQELLAERLRHGAGLAGECP
- a CDS encoding photosystem II reaction center protein J, coding for MSGKKSNLPDGRIPDRLPDGRPAVAWRSRWTEGVLPLWLVATAGGMAVIFVVGLFFYGSYVGVGSA
- a CDS encoding photosystem II reaction center protein L, whose amino-acid sequence is MQRSPNPNNLPVELNRTSLFLGLLFVFTIGILFSSYFFN
- the psbF gene encoding cytochrome b559 subunit beta; amino-acid sequence: MTQAPVSTTPRNYPIFTVRWLSVHALGVPTVFFLGCLAAMQFVRR
- the psbE gene encoding cytochrome b559 subunit alpha; protein product: MAAGSTGERPFFEIITSIRYWVIHAVTLPAIFLAGFMFVSTGLAYDAFGTPRPDAYFQAQESKAPVVSRRYEGKSQLDQRLQ
- a CDS encoding photosynthesis system II assembly factor Ycf48; amino-acid sequence: MTSLPLFRQLQALMRPLVSLLLVAGLGFGLSGCVTTGLPVAEASPWQAVPLATKANPLDVAFTDDRHGFLVGSNRLILETNDGGASWAERALDLPEEENFRLISLDFRGDEGWIAGQPGLLLHTTDGGQNWSRLFLDTKLPGEPYLITALGPNQAELATNVGAIYQTTDGGTNWQADVDDAAGAVRELRRFGDGRYVSVSGLGNFFSTWKPGDGTWQPHQRMSSQRLQSMGFQPDGSLWMLARGAQIRFNPDASNVEEWGKAVVPITNGFGYLDMAWAPDGSIWTGGGSGTLLMSSDGGKSWQKDPVGAQQPSNFTRISFKSDGKGFVLGERGSLLRWVG
- a CDS encoding rubredoxin gives rise to the protein MSSDQVPGPQPEASEPSEVIEAELGPQVEAAVSVDLSVDSSVDPVEDPDTHRFECRSCGFVYDPEEGVRKLAIAPGTPFTQLDPIGFRCPVCRSRVGAFKDIGPRNKPSGFEENLNFGLGVNKLTPGQKNVLIFGGFALAFAFFLSLYSLR
- the ndhC gene encoding photosynthetic/respiratory NAD(P)H-quinone oxidoreductase subunit C — protein: MFVLSGYDAFVGFLLISAAVPVLALLANKLLSPQSRKGERELTYESGMEPIGGAWIQFNIRYYMFALVFVIFDVETVFLYPWAVAFHRLGLLAFIEALIFIAILVVALAYAWRKGALEWS
- a CDS encoding NADH dehydrogenase subunit K; this encodes MTNTPSIEALKDLRAASCNPVGTPTITSDLSENVILTTLDDIHNWARLSSLWPLLYGTACCFIEFAALIGSRFDFDRFGLVPRSSPRQADLLIVAGTVTMKMAPALVRLYEQMPEPKYVIAMGACTITGGMFSADSTTAVRGVDKLIPVDLYLPGCPPRPEAIFDAVIKLRKKVGNEALVERGNLQQSHRYCTVSHQMKAVAPIVNGQYLAAETQRQALAASSSLPMPAPAAAIPAPVEA